The Neobacillus sp. PS3-34 genome has a window encoding:
- a CDS encoding M20/M25/M40 family metallo-hydrolase → MINQERLLNEFLELVQIDSETKFETEIAKVLKQKFTDLGLDVFEDDTTAVTGHGAGNLVCTLEGTKEGVDTIYFTSHMDTVVPARGVKPSIKDGYVVTDGTTILGADDKTGLAVMLETIRVLKEQNIPHGTIQFVITVGEESGLVGAKALDRNLMKAKYGYALDSDGLVGNIVVAAPTQAKVTTVIYGKTAHAGVAPEKGVSAITIAAKAIAKMPLGRIDEETTANIGRFEGGQQTNIVCDRVDILAEARSLVPEKMEAQVAKMKEAFETTAEQMGGRAEVNVHVMYPGFKFGEGDHVVEVARKAAAKIGRSCELQQSGGGSDANVIAGFDIPTVNLAVGYEEIHTTNERMPIEELNKLGEMVLAIIEEVANQ, encoded by the coding sequence ATGATTAATCAAGAACGCCTTTTAAATGAGTTTTTAGAGCTTGTGCAAATTGATTCAGAAACGAAATTCGAAACTGAAATTGCAAAGGTTTTAAAGCAGAAATTCACAGATTTAGGATTGGATGTTTTTGAAGATGATACAACTGCGGTGACAGGCCACGGTGCCGGTAACCTGGTTTGTACGCTTGAGGGAACAAAGGAAGGCGTAGACACGATCTATTTCACTTCCCATATGGATACGGTTGTTCCTGCCCGGGGAGTTAAGCCTTCAATTAAGGACGGCTATGTAGTAACAGACGGAACCACCATTCTTGGAGCGGATGACAAAACAGGTTTAGCTGTTATGCTTGAAACGATCCGTGTGCTGAAAGAGCAAAACATTCCTCACGGTACCATCCAGTTTGTGATTACCGTTGGTGAAGAATCAGGTCTTGTCGGTGCCAAAGCGCTTGACCGTAACCTGATGAAGGCAAAATACGGCTATGCGCTTGATAGCGACGGCCTTGTAGGAAATATTGTTGTAGCTGCGCCAACACAGGCAAAAGTCACAACTGTCATTTACGGAAAAACAGCCCATGCTGGAGTGGCTCCAGAAAAAGGCGTTTCTGCGATTACGATTGCTGCCAAGGCAATTGCAAAAATGCCTCTTGGCCGCATTGACGAAGAAACAACTGCAAATATCGGCCGTTTTGAAGGCGGACAGCAGACTAATATCGTTTGTGACCGAGTGGATATTTTAGCTGAAGCACGTTCACTTGTCCCTGAAAAAATGGAAGCACAAGTGGCTAAAATGAAGGAAGCATTCGAAACAACAGCTGAACAAATGGGCGGCAGAGCGGAAGTGAACGTCCACGTAATGTATCCAGGCTTTAAATTTGGAGAAGGCGACCATGTCGTTGAAGTTGCACGCAAGGCAGCTGCAAAAATCGGCCGCAGCTGTGAATTGCAGCAAAGCGGCGGCGGAAGCGATGCCAACGTCATTGCCGGCTTCGACATCCCGACCGTTAACCTTGCAGTTGGTTACGAAGAGATTCATACCACTAACGAACGCATGCCGATCGAAGAGCTTAATAAGTTAGGCGAAATGGTACTTGCCATTATCGAAGAAGTAGCAAACCAATAA
- a CDS encoding chemotaxis protein CheW: protein MIDTTKAVVFQIANEEYAIPIENVISIERMENVTPIPHLPSYVKGIVEVRGELIPVIDMENILYNRELAVNDASRLIVLQSAEISFGTLVADAKEIIDLPPDKLKQVGFLTYAKTSYITGVANLDHRLITVLDPAILVESLEGVEDIKDYMKSRN from the coding sequence ATGATTGATACAACCAAAGCCGTTGTTTTTCAAATTGCAAATGAAGAATATGCGATACCTATTGAGAACGTGATTTCGATAGAAAGAATGGAAAATGTAACCCCCATTCCTCATTTGCCCTCGTATGTTAAAGGAATTGTAGAAGTCCGGGGAGAATTGATTCCTGTCATTGACATGGAAAATATTCTTTATAACCGTGAACTTGCTGTGAATGATGCCTCCAGGCTAATTGTATTGCAGTCTGCAGAAATATCGTTTGGAACACTGGTGGCGGATGCAAAGGAAATTATTGATTTACCACCTGATAAACTAAAACAGGTAGGATTTCTTACCTACGCGAAAACATCATACATTACAGGTGTAGCCAACCTTGACCACCGATTGATAACCGTTTTAGATCCAGCCATTCTTGTTGAATCTCTTGAAGGTGTAGAAGATATAAAGGATTATATGAAAAGCCGTAATTAA
- a CDS encoding aldo/keto reductase: protein MHYKKLGMTGLEVSSLYLGTMAFGRWIDKDASTEILNTAIEKGINFVDTANYYGKGQDEEIQYGTGESEEILGRALKGRRDKVVLATKVGIRIGNSKNESGLSRTHIMREIDNSLRRLKTDYIDLYQVHIYDPHTPLEETLRTLNDLVRQGKVRYIGCSNYTAWQIMKSHAISEKMNLEKFVSVQPQYNLLSREIEQELLPFCSSEGVGVMVYSPLARGMLSGKYKDANDVPPESRAAYGERLLKKYFSNHNFKMVEQFRRIAEQNNVSLPQLSLSWVLNQPAVTSAIIGASKVHHVTDAAEISDWKWPEELLQTVAKAAE, encoded by the coding sequence ATGCATTATAAAAAATTAGGCATGACTGGTCTCGAAGTTTCTTCACTCTACCTGGGGACAATGGCTTTTGGCAGATGGATAGATAAAGATGCTTCTACAGAAATATTGAATACCGCTATTGAAAAGGGAATTAATTTTGTCGATACAGCCAATTATTATGGAAAAGGCCAGGATGAGGAGATTCAATACGGTACAGGGGAGTCGGAAGAGATTCTGGGCAGAGCCCTTAAAGGGCGAAGAGATAAAGTCGTACTAGCCACAAAAGTAGGAATCCGAATAGGCAATAGCAAAAATGAGTCAGGACTTTCGCGAACACATATTATGCGGGAGATTGATAACTCGCTACGGCGCCTGAAAACCGATTATATTGATTTATATCAGGTACATATATATGATCCTCACACACCGCTTGAGGAAACCTTACGAACATTGAATGACCTAGTGCGCCAGGGAAAGGTGCGATATATTGGCTGCTCAAATTATACCGCATGGCAAATCATGAAATCCCATGCGATTAGCGAAAAAATGAACCTTGAAAAATTTGTTTCTGTTCAGCCGCAATATAACCTCTTATCGCGCGAAATTGAACAGGAATTGCTGCCGTTTTGCTCCTCAGAGGGCGTAGGGGTTATGGTGTACAGCCCTCTGGCTAGAGGTATGCTTTCAGGAAAATACAAAGATGCAAATGATGTCCCACCAGAAAGCAGGGCAGCATATGGAGAAAGACTGCTTAAAAAATACTTTTCAAATCATAATTTTAAAATGGTCGAACAATTCCGGAGAATTGCCGAACAAAACAATGTGAGCTTACCCCAGCTTTCCCTCTCCTGGGTATTGAACCAACCAGCAGTTACGTCAGCTATAATCGGTGCGAGCAAAGTTCATCATGTTACAGATGCGGCTGAAATCAGTGATTGGAAATGGCCTGAAGAATTACTCCAAACAGTGGCCAAGGCAGCCGAATAA
- a CDS encoding DNA polymerase IV, producing MKEMYPKKGRVILHVDMNSFYASVEMAYDPELKGKPLAIAGNVEERRGIIVTCSYEARRFGVKTTMPLWEARRLCPNLIVKKPNFERYRAASLGMFEILRQYSELVEPVSIDEGYMDITDSYEFGSPPEIAKSIQIRILEQLDLPCSIGIAPNKFLAKMASDMKKPLGITILRKRDIPGILWPLETSEMHGVGSKTAEKLKTIEIYTIGDLAKGNDVQLKTLLGINGARLKDRANGIDTRLVDPESVSDFKSIGNSTTLPRDFTNQKDLFKVLDGLAEKVSVRLKRKKVVASSLGITIRYKDRKTITRSKKLANTVSQQQEISDLAKQMFLKNWNGDPVRLLGITGTDLVDNDHVVKQLDLFSYENEAKKEPLYKTLSLLREKYGKNIIENAGVHQTDTSNNVGTETSFNKDFLRSFPNVSSDKDQKNDS from the coding sequence ATGAAAGAAATGTATCCGAAAAAGGGTAGAGTCATTTTGCATGTGGATATGAACAGTTTTTATGCTTCAGTGGAGATGGCGTATGACCCGGAGCTGAAGGGGAAGCCTCTTGCAATCGCAGGCAATGTTGAAGAGCGCAGGGGAATCATTGTGACATGCAGCTATGAAGCAAGAAGGTTTGGAGTAAAGACAACAATGCCGCTTTGGGAAGCAAGAAGACTTTGCCCAAATCTAATTGTGAAAAAACCGAATTTTGAACGTTATAGGGCTGCTTCGCTTGGAATGTTCGAGATTTTAAGACAATACTCGGAATTAGTTGAGCCTGTCTCGATTGATGAAGGATATATGGATATCACCGACAGTTATGAATTTGGGAGCCCACCTGAAATAGCTAAATCCATTCAGATAAGGATATTGGAGCAGCTTGATTTACCCTGTAGCATCGGGATCGCTCCAAATAAGTTTTTAGCCAAAATGGCATCAGATATGAAAAAGCCCCTAGGTATAACAATCCTGAGGAAAAGAGATATACCTGGCATTTTATGGCCGCTCGAAACAAGTGAAATGCATGGTGTAGGATCCAAGACAGCTGAAAAATTGAAAACAATCGAGATTTATACAATCGGTGATCTGGCAAAAGGGAATGACGTCCAATTAAAGACGCTCCTCGGAATTAACGGTGCCCGTTTAAAGGACAGGGCGAACGGAATTGACACAAGACTGGTAGACCCGGAATCAGTTTCTGATTTTAAAAGTATTGGCAATTCCACCACACTGCCGAGGGATTTTACGAATCAAAAGGATTTGTTTAAGGTTTTAGATGGTTTGGCAGAAAAAGTTTCAGTTCGTTTAAAACGCAAAAAGGTTGTCGCCTCAAGCCTGGGGATTACAATACGATATAAAGACAGAAAAACAATAACAAGAAGCAAAAAATTAGCCAACACGGTAAGCCAGCAGCAGGAAATTTCCGATCTGGCCAAGCAGATGTTCCTCAAAAATTGGAATGGTGATCCGGTTCGTCTTCTGGGAATAACTGGTACAGATTTAGTTGATAACGACCATGTGGTAAAGCAGCTCGATTTATTTTCGTACGAGAATGAGGCGAAAAAGGAACCTTTATATAAAACACTTTCGTTACTCCGGGAAAAATACGGGAAGAATATTATCGAAAATGCGGGTGTGCACCAGACAGATACTTCTAATAACGTAGGAACGGAAACAAGCTTCAATAAGGATTTCCTTCGTTCCTTTCCCAACGTATCTTCTGACAAGGACCAAAAAAATGATTCTTAA
- a CDS encoding DUF421 domain-containing protein has translation METFYHAIVIFIAGYLYLRITGKKAVAQMHTFDLLYILILTNIISTPLEANKMGKALIYAGIIVILYKIFVRLSLNNKLRWILYESPTVLIHNGDIDRKGLKKVRMPMNELLSQLRVQGYTDTQNIAIALMEGSGSISVIPKSDYRPVQPTDLNLKVKKEYVPIPLIMDGQILDHNLKYLQLDRGWLLNEVDKMGKTVEKIMLATFLENRKLYIDDNEIKEHNVNPYFYKPGADN, from the coding sequence TTGGAAACGTTCTACCATGCAATAGTGATTTTTATAGCAGGCTATTTGTATTTAAGGATAACTGGAAAAAAGGCTGTAGCCCAGATGCATACCTTTGATTTGCTGTACATTCTTATCCTTACTAATATCATCAGTACGCCCCTAGAGGCTAATAAGATGGGAAAAGCCTTAATCTATGCAGGGATTATCGTAATTTTATATAAAATTTTTGTCCGTTTATCTTTAAATAATAAATTAAGATGGATTTTATATGAAAGCCCAACAGTATTAATACATAATGGAGATATTGATCGGAAAGGCCTGAAAAAAGTGCGGATGCCCATGAATGAATTATTATCACAGTTAAGAGTACAAGGGTATACGGATACTCAAAATATAGCAATAGCGTTGATGGAAGGCTCAGGTAGTATTAGTGTTATCCCGAAATCAGATTACCGGCCAGTACAGCCTACAGATTTAAACCTAAAGGTAAAAAAAGAATATGTTCCTATTCCGCTGATTATGGACGGTCAAATACTCGACCATAATTTAAAATATCTCCAACTTGATCGAGGCTGGCTTTTGAACGAGGTCGATAAAATGGGTAAAACAGTAGAAAAAATTATGTTAGCAACTTTTTTAGAAAATAGAAAGTTATATATAGATGATAATGAAATTAAAGAACATAATGTTAATCCTTATTTTTATAAACCAGGGGCGGACAATTAA
- a CDS encoding STAS domain-containing protein produces MHRNNELHQFLLDKTWQLTEDWYKNLDKRDPSGVYASEDPMVINSVKQQNYEFHKKFCEVFIKEESSFFNDFEKWIVMVAQDEQHLGTPVQFIIREFFRTQDQYLDLIDQFIEEHKDEYSKSEENSWCRITIKTFSKIIAWFTEEHNNHSQKRLQAQQELIMELSSPVISLNTDVALLPLVGDIDTARAKFILENTLEQCARLRVSQLFLDLSGVVLIDTMVAHQLFQLINALNLIGVKTTLSGLRPEIARTAVQLGLSFEKVTIKSTLSSAIKSSKLSM; encoded by the coding sequence ATGCATAGAAATAACGAATTACATCAATTTTTATTAGATAAAACTTGGCAGTTAACTGAAGATTGGTATAAAAATTTAGATAAAAGAGATCCTTCTGGGGTGTATGCTTCTGAAGATCCTATGGTTATCAATAGTGTAAAACAACAAAATTATGAGTTCCATAAGAAATTTTGTGAAGTATTTATAAAAGAGGAATCCAGTTTTTTTAATGATTTCGAAAAGTGGATCGTAATGGTGGCACAGGATGAACAACATTTAGGAACTCCTGTACAATTTATTATTAGAGAATTCTTTAGAACTCAAGACCAGTATCTGGATTTGATTGATCAATTCATTGAAGAACATAAAGATGAATATTCTAAAAGTGAGGAAAACTCCTGGTGTAGGATAACGATTAAAACCTTTAGTAAAATCATAGCCTGGTTTACCGAGGAACATAATAATCACTCTCAAAAAAGGCTTCAAGCCCAACAAGAATTAATTATGGAATTAAGCTCTCCTGTTATTTCTTTAAATACTGATGTAGCGCTGCTGCCTCTGGTTGGTGATATTGATACAGCTCGAGCTAAGTTTATTCTGGAGAATACACTGGAGCAGTGTGCCAGATTAAGAGTTAGTCAGCTGTTCCTAGACCTATCAGGTGTGGTTTTAATCGACACAATGGTAGCCCATCAGCTTTTTCAACTAATTAATGCGTTAAACTTAATTGGAGTAAAAACCACTCTTTCCGGACTAAGACCTGAAATTGCTCGAACTGCAGTTCAACTTGGACTATCGTTTGAAAAAGTAACAATTAAGTCCACACTTTCAAGTGCAATCAAATCGTCTAAATTATCAATGTAA
- a CDS encoding zinc-binding dehydrogenase produces MKAIVVTEFGQPEVMKYIDMDIPVPNPGQVLIKVEKSSVNYADVKSRYGNKGGGKFPFIPGLDMAGVIVEIGAKVDDFQVGQRVIAFPAQGSYAEYVVADAILTYGIPDNVSFDMAAACPTVSFLSYKLLADIARIEQGETVLIHSAAGGVGSTAIKFAKLLGAGKIIGTVGDETKASVALNAGADHIVCYKKEDFAEKVNELTGGKGVNIVLDSIAGTVTEKSLSCLAQYRRLVQFGNSSGKPGTFKTSDLHSSCRSVLGYSLGTTRKNTPESLKHTAKQVLDYISEGKLTIQIGHRFPLREAVSAHKLIESRLSTGKILLDITE; encoded by the coding sequence TTGAAAGCAATCGTTGTTACTGAGTTTGGGCAGCCAGAGGTAATGAAGTACATAGATATGGATATTCCCGTTCCCAATCCGGGGCAAGTATTAATTAAAGTGGAAAAAAGCAGTGTTAATTATGCGGATGTTAAATCGAGGTACGGCAATAAGGGTGGTGGAAAATTTCCTTTTATACCCGGCCTGGACATGGCTGGAGTAATTGTCGAAATAGGTGCAAAGGTTGACGATTTCCAAGTTGGGCAAAGAGTAATCGCATTTCCAGCACAAGGTTCATATGCGGAATATGTTGTAGCGGATGCTATCCTTACGTATGGAATTCCTGATAATGTCTCTTTCGATATGGCGGCTGCTTGTCCAACTGTTTCTTTCCTTTCCTATAAATTGCTTGCCGATATTGCAAGAATTGAACAAGGGGAAACAGTCCTCATCCATTCGGCAGCTGGCGGTGTAGGATCTACCGCTATTAAATTTGCTAAGCTTTTAGGTGCAGGTAAAATCATTGGCACTGTTGGAGATGAAACTAAAGCTTCAGTTGCTTTAAACGCCGGTGCAGACCATATCGTTTGTTATAAAAAAGAAGATTTCGCGGAAAAAGTAAATGAACTTACGGGTGGTAAAGGGGTAAATATTGTCTTAGATTCAATTGCTGGAACAGTAACGGAAAAAAGTTTAAGTTGTTTAGCTCAATATCGCCGTCTGGTTCAATTTGGAAACTCCAGCGGAAAACCGGGAACCTTTAAAACAAGTGACCTTCATTCAAGCTGCCGGTCAGTGCTTGGGTATAGTTTAGGAACTACCAGAAAGAATACGCCTGAGTCCTTAAAACATACGGCAAAGCAAGTATTAGACTATATTAGTGAAGGCAAATTAACTATTCAGATAGGCCATCGCTTTCCTTTACGAGAGGCGGTGTCAGCTCATAAATTAATCGAAAGCAGGCTAAGCACTGGGAAAATATTATTAGACATAACTGAGTAA
- a CDS encoding GNAT family N-acetyltransferase yields MLNQVRIKEIKSVEEHIEKLSELLVKVVEDGASIGFLPPLNPSDAKKYWENLLTPEVILFIAEINNEIVGSVQLHLCTKQNGMHRSEIGKLMADPLIRRKGIGRSLMEQAENRAREEGRTLLVLDTREGDPSNYLYSSMGFVESGRIPDYAKSANGELNATVFYHKILT; encoded by the coding sequence GTGTTAAATCAAGTGAGAATTAAAGAAATTAAATCAGTTGAAGAACATATTGAAAAGCTTTCAGAGCTTTTAGTTAAGGTAGTAGAGGATGGTGCGTCAATTGGTTTTTTGCCGCCCTTAAATCCTTCTGATGCAAAAAAATATTGGGAAAATTTATTAACTCCTGAGGTTATTTTATTTATAGCTGAAATAAACAATGAAATTGTCGGAAGCGTTCAGCTGCATCTATGCACTAAGCAAAATGGAATGCATAGAAGTGAAATAGGAAAATTAATGGCTGACCCTTTGATTAGGCGTAAAGGAATTGGCCGTTCATTAATGGAACAAGCAGAAAATAGAGCAAGAGAGGAAGGCAGAACACTGCTGGTTCTTGATACAAGAGAAGGCGACCCTTCAAATTATCTTTATAGTTCAATGGGTTTTGTTGAATCGGGAAGAATTCCGGATTACGCCAAATCAGCAAATGGAGAACTGAATGCAACCGTTTTTTATCATAAAATTTTAACATAA
- a CDS encoding cyclase family protein, which produces MKIYDVTAPIFEGMPVYKNIPEKQPKLETVTNGHVTESRLCLDVHTGTHIDAPLHMMNEGKTFETIPLEQLVRPAKVFDLTEAAGKITKAHLEGLQIQKNDFILLKTKNSFDEEFNFEFIYVAEDAAAYLVEIGINGVGVDGLGIERAQEGHPTHRALMSRDIIIMEGLRLKDVDPGEYFMAAAPLKLQGTDASPARVILIEGFKA; this is translated from the coding sequence ATGAAAATTTATGATGTTACAGCTCCTATCTTTGAAGGAATGCCTGTATATAAAAACATACCGGAAAAACAGCCAAAATTAGAGACAGTTACAAATGGACATGTAACCGAATCAAGACTGTGCCTGGATGTTCATACAGGTACGCATATTGATGCCCCGCTCCACATGATGAATGAAGGCAAAACGTTTGAAACGATACCACTAGAACAGCTTGTACGCCCTGCTAAGGTATTTGATTTAACAGAAGCTGCAGGGAAAATTACCAAAGCCCATTTAGAGGGACTGCAAATTCAAAAAAATGATTTTATTTTATTAAAAACTAAAAACTCTTTTGATGAAGAATTTAATTTCGAATTTATTTATGTGGCTGAGGATGCCGCAGCATATTTAGTGGAAATCGGAATAAACGGAGTCGGTGTTGATGGACTTGGCATTGAACGTGCCCAAGAAGGCCATCCAACCCACCGTGCCCTTATGTCCCGGGATATCATCATCATGGAAGGACTTCGCTTAAAAGACGTGGACCCCGGCGAATACTTCATGGCAGCCGCACCCCTGAAGCTTCAGGGAACGGATGCCTCACCAGCACGGGTTATTTTAATAGAAGGATTTAAAGCATAG
- the zwf gene encoding glucose-6-phosphate dehydrogenase has translation MIFGATGDLANRKLFPSLYRLFEKGKLSDQFAVIGVARRPLSNDEFQNSVKDSVLTALGRDENIDEFVSHFYYHSHDVTDSSSYVTLKTMAEKLDDQYNLGGNRIFYLAMAPEFFGTIALHLKSDGLTDVQGFKRLVIEKPFGHDLESAKELNEQIRSAFSEDEVYRIDHYLGKEMVRNIEVIRFANAIFEPLWNNRYISNIQITSSETLGVEERGRYYETSGALRDMVQNHMMQMVALLAMEPPIRLTTDEIRSEKVKVIRAMRMPEGEQIKDYFVRGQYGKGNMNDEEVPAYREENMVNPESNTETYVAGKLMFDNFRWAGVPFYIRTGKRMTTKSTKIVIQFKDIPMNLYYQTDKELNPNLLVIHIQPDEGITLHLNAKKAGQHLDATEVKLSYANTGINGMNTPEAYEKLLYDCMRGDATNFTHWDEVALSWSFVDKISEVWEKTKEESFPNYEAGTKGPKAADELLEKDGFFWWPITDLEVEKC, from the coding sequence ATGATCTTTGGGGCAACTGGGGATTTAGCCAATCGGAAGTTGTTTCCTTCACTTTACCGGCTGTTTGAAAAAGGAAAGCTGTCTGATCAGTTCGCAGTCATAGGTGTCGCCAGAAGGCCGCTTTCAAATGATGAATTTCAGAATTCGGTAAAGGATTCTGTCCTGACAGCATTGGGCAGGGACGAAAATATCGATGAGTTTGTTTCGCATTTTTATTATCATTCTCACGATGTCACTGATTCCAGTTCATATGTTACTTTAAAAACGATGGCTGAAAAGCTTGATGATCAATACAATCTGGGCGGCAACCGGATTTTCTATCTGGCAATGGCACCTGAATTCTTCGGTACAATTGCCCTCCATTTAAAGTCGGACGGTTTAACAGACGTGCAAGGATTTAAACGCCTTGTCATCGAAAAGCCTTTCGGACATGATTTGGAATCTGCCAAAGAATTAAATGAACAAATTAGATCTGCTTTCTCTGAGGATGAGGTTTATCGGATTGACCATTATCTAGGAAAAGAAATGGTTCGAAATATTGAAGTGATCCGTTTTGCAAATGCTATTTTTGAACCATTATGGAACAATCGATATATTTCTAACATCCAAATTACGTCAAGCGAAACCCTCGGGGTGGAAGAGCGCGGCCGCTATTACGAAACAAGCGGAGCATTAAGAGATATGGTTCAAAATCATATGATGCAAATGGTCGCATTGCTCGCGATGGAACCTCCAATCCGTTTGACCACCGACGAAATTCGCTCGGAAAAGGTTAAAGTGATTCGTGCCATGCGCATGCCTGAAGGTGAACAAATCAAGGACTATTTTGTTCGCGGCCAGTATGGCAAGGGAAATATGAATGATGAAGAAGTCCCTGCATACCGTGAAGAAAACATGGTTAATCCCGAATCCAACACAGAAACGTATGTGGCTGGAAAGCTGATGTTTGATAACTTCCGTTGGGCGGGTGTTCCTTTCTACATCCGTACCGGAAAAAGAATGACAACGAAATCCACAAAAATCGTCATTCAATTTAAAGATATTCCGATGAATCTTTATTACCAGACAGACAAAGAGCTTAATCCAAATCTGCTTGTCATTCATATCCAGCCTGACGAAGGAATTACTTTGCATTTAAACGCTAAGAAGGCAGGCCAGCATCTTGATGCAACAGAGGTTAAATTGAGCTATGCCAATACTGGTATAAATGGCATGAACACTCCAGAAGCGTATGAAAAGCTTTTATACGACTGCATGCGTGGAGATGCGACGAATTTTACCCACTGGGATGAAGTTGCCCTTTCATGGAGCTTTGTTGATAAGATCTCAGAAGTATGGGAAAAGACGAAAGAGGAAAGTTTCCCTAACTATGAAGCAGGTACGAAAGGTCCGAAAGCAGCAGATGAATTGCTTGAGAAAGACGGCTTCTTCTGGTGGCCGATTACTGACCTAGAAGTTGAAAAATGCTAA
- a CDS encoding histidine phosphatase family protein, with protein sequence MKTVYLVRHAKAEGQPAHAPLTEKGIEQAQALVGFFENKQVDRIYSSPFKRAVETIGPTAWNKGMEVIEDSRLGERVLSGMDLENWQEKLKQSFDDFDLVFEGGESHADGIKRAASILEEVLQSDDQNIILVSHGNLTVLLLHYFNDSFGFEQLMEMTNPDVYEVVVTAEKSVLNRIWDDRV encoded by the coding sequence ATGAAAACAGTCTATCTGGTAAGGCACGCTAAGGCAGAGGGGCAGCCTGCTCATGCACCTTTAACCGAAAAGGGAATTGAACAAGCACAAGCACTAGTGGGATTTTTCGAAAATAAACAGGTTGACCGTATATATTCCAGTCCTTTTAAACGTGCTGTCGAAACGATCGGGCCAACTGCCTGGAACAAGGGAATGGAAGTAATAGAAGACAGCCGCCTTGGCGAGCGCGTTTTGAGCGGTATGGATCTTGAAAATTGGCAGGAGAAGCTAAAGCAAAGCTTTGATGATTTCGACCTCGTTTTTGAAGGAGGGGAATCGCATGCTGACGGTATAAAGCGGGCTGCTTCGATACTTGAAGAAGTTCTGCAATCAGATGACCAAAATATTATCCTAGTCAGCCATGGGAACTTAACCGTTCTTTTACTGCACTATTTTAATGATAGCTTTGGTTTCGAGCAATTAATGGAAATGACGAATCCAGATGTTTATGAAGTGGTCGTGACCGCTGAAAAGTCTGTTTTAAACCGTATCTGGGATGACCGGGTTTGA